In [Leptolyngbya] sp. PCC 7376, a genomic segment contains:
- the dnaG gene encoding DNA primase: protein MAIPAIHPDTIEDVRQRVDISEVVSDYVVLKKRGKDLLGLCPFHDEKTPSFTVSPSKQFYHCFGCGAGGNAIKFLMEINKSSFAEVVLDLTRRYQIPLKTLEPEQRQEIQRQLSLKEQLYEIVAIAASFYQYALKQPQGEMALQYVREERKLSEATIQKFGIGYAPGGWETLYRYLVEQKRYPIALVEQAGLIKPRQSGNGHYDQFRDRLMIPIYDSQGRAIGFGSRTLTGEEPKYLNSPETPLFDKSNTLFALDKAKQAIAKADQAIVVEGYFDAIALHTTGFANAVASLGTAFTQGQVRQLLRYTDSKQVVLNFDADKAGVKATQRALREIEPLIYSGQMQARVLNLPGGKDADEFLLMPNGVTQYKEALRDAPLWIDWQLNQLLLGKDLGEADQVQNLGRQGIRILAKIKDQTLRSHYISNFAQSISKGDRQHYQQLQENFYYQIKRLRRSQQQKPAEPEYEEPTPVEDIPVATASMQLVQAEEHLLRLYLHCTAFRRQIETQLSENELMFGISHNRWLWQEISEIPKEIKQNLAHNQLLGRILDILTNHPEKMQPLGNLMYLNEKTEIDIHRVPLQIRAAIATMEYVNTKKHYEYCREKYESLDPSHNDYLYYMQEFCRLKQALITTNKKRNFSNLEVIKYDS from the coding sequence ATGGCGATACCTGCCATCCATCCCGACACAATTGAAGATGTAAGGCAGCGAGTCGATATCAGTGAGGTGGTATCAGATTATGTGGTGCTGAAAAAACGAGGTAAGGACTTGCTAGGTCTTTGTCCGTTTCATGACGAGAAAACGCCGAGTTTTACGGTCAGTCCGTCGAAGCAGTTTTATCACTGTTTTGGTTGTGGGGCTGGGGGCAATGCCATCAAGTTTTTGATGGAGATTAATAAAAGCTCCTTTGCTGAGGTCGTACTGGATCTGACGAGACGATATCAGATTCCTCTCAAGACCCTTGAACCAGAACAGCGCCAAGAAATTCAACGGCAACTGTCACTCAAGGAACAGCTCTACGAAATTGTGGCGATCGCCGCGAGTTTTTATCAATACGCCCTCAAGCAACCCCAAGGGGAAATGGCACTACAATATGTGCGCGAGGAACGAAAGTTATCTGAGGCAACGATCCAGAAATTTGGGATTGGCTATGCGCCCGGCGGTTGGGAAACCCTTTATCGATATTTAGTTGAACAAAAACGTTATCCCATCGCATTGGTCGAACAGGCAGGATTAATTAAGCCGCGCCAGTCAGGCAATGGTCATTATGATCAGTTTCGCGATCGCCTGATGATTCCGATTTATGACAGTCAGGGTCGTGCCATTGGGTTTGGTAGTCGCACACTCACAGGCGAGGAACCCAAATATCTCAACTCTCCTGAAACGCCCCTCTTCGATAAAAGTAATACCCTTTTTGCTCTCGATAAAGCAAAACAGGCGATCGCTAAAGCTGACCAAGCAATTGTGGTGGAAGGCTACTTTGATGCGATCGCGTTACACACCACAGGTTTTGCAAATGCCGTTGCATCTTTGGGCACAGCCTTTACGCAAGGTCAGGTCAGACAGTTATTACGCTATACCGATTCGAAACAAGTTGTCCTCAATTTTGATGCCGATAAAGCGGGTGTAAAAGCAACTCAACGCGCCCTAAGGGAAATTGAACCACTGATCTATTCAGGGCAAATGCAAGCACGGGTTTTGAATTTGCCCGGCGGGAAGGATGCCGACGAATTTCTCTTAATGCCCAATGGTGTCACTCAGTACAAAGAAGCATTACGGGATGCACCGCTGTGGATCGATTGGCAACTCAATCAATTGTTGCTCGGCAAAGATTTAGGCGAAGCTGATCAAGTACAAAATCTTGGTCGTCAGGGCATTCGCATCCTTGCAAAGATTAAAGACCAAACCCTCCGCAGCCACTATATTTCCAATTTTGCGCAATCCATCAGCAAAGGCGATCGCCAACATTACCAGCAGCTCCAGGAAAATTTTTACTACCAAATTAAACGCCTCCGCAGATCCCAGCAGCAAAAACCCGCAGAACCAGAATACGAAGAACCCACCCCAGTTGAAGATATTCCTGTTGCCACTGCATCGATGCAATTGGTCCAGGCAGAAGAACATTTACTGCGGCTATATCTGCATTGCACAGCCTTTCGTCGTCAAATTGAAACCCAGCTCAGCGAAAACGAATTGATGTTTGGCATTTCCCATAATCGTTGGCTGTGGCAAGAAATCTCTGAAATCCCCAAAGAAATCAAGCAAAATCTTGCTCATAATCAGCTTCTCGGCAGAATTCTCGATATCCTCACAAATCATCCTGAAAAGATGCAGCCCCTTGGGAACTTGATGTATCTCAACGAAAAAACTGAGATCGACATCCACCGCGTCCCTCTCCAAATCCGCGCGGCGATCGCCACCATGGAATATGTCAACACAAAAAAACACTACGAATATTGCCGCGAAAAATACGAAAGCCTTGACCCCAGCCACAACGATTACCTGTATTACATGCAAGAATTTTGCCGCCTTAAACAGGCTCTAATTACCACCAACAAAAAGCGGAATTTCAGCAATCTCGAAGTGATCAAATACGACTCCTAA
- a CDS encoding Uma2 family endonuclease: protein MKVSVESEAFIIGSSRIKQWAIATMNISFPIELNLDSCDLSDEQFFQLCQCNEVWQFERSATNQLIIMPLADGETSNRNADVTYQLYIWAQKTKSAGITFGSSTGFTLPNRAVRSPDAAWIPIEKWQSLTQHEREKFPPLSLDFVVELLAVNEKLDVTQAKLREYIDTGTCLGWLINRKTQQVEVYRPNQEVEILNSPATLSGEDVLVGFELDLSTIW, encoded by the coding sequence TTGAAAGTTTCGGTTGAAAGTGAAGCTTTTATAATCGGTAGTAGTCGTATCAAGCAATGGGCGATCGCCACAATGAATATCAGCTTTCCCATTGAACTTAATCTTGATAGCTGCGATTTAAGTGATGAACAATTTTTCCAACTTTGCCAATGTAACGAAGTTTGGCAGTTTGAGCGTAGTGCCACCAATCAACTTATTATCATGCCGCTGGCGGATGGAGAAACAAGCAATCGCAATGCAGACGTGACGTATCAACTATACATATGGGCTCAGAAGACAAAATCAGCAGGCATAACCTTTGGGTCTTCGACAGGATTTACCTTACCGAATAGAGCTGTTCGTTCCCCAGATGCGGCTTGGATTCCGATAGAGAAATGGCAATCCTTGACTCAGCATGAACGCGAAAAATTTCCGCCATTGAGTTTAGATTTTGTTGTGGAATTGCTTGCTGTCAACGAAAAACTGGATGTCACCCAAGCCAAATTACGCGAATATATTGATACTGGTACATGCTTGGGTTGGCTAATTAATCGAAAGACTCAGCAGGTTGAAGTTTATCGACCCAATCAAGAGGTTGAAATTTTAAATTCGCCAGCAACACTCAGTGGAGAAGATGTTTTGGTGGGCTTTGAGCTAGACCTCTCAACCATTTGGTAG
- a CDS encoding DUF2780 domain-containing protein encodes MELIQMLTSQLGVSEEQAKGGSGLLFKLAKDKLDDGEFGQLAGAIPQIESLIDAAPETGGGMAGALGGLASSLGGDAGKLGTMATLASGFQSLKLNPAMASKFAPVIMSFVQSQGGEGLQELLKKAMK; translated from the coding sequence ATGGAACTTATCCAGATGTTAACGAGCCAGTTAGGCGTATCTGAAGAACAGGCAAAAGGCGGCTCTGGTCTCTTATTCAAGCTGGCAAAGGACAAACTAGACGATGGTGAATTTGGTCAATTAGCAGGTGCAATCCCCCAGATCGAATCACTCATCGATGCAGCACCAGAAACTGGTGGCGGTATGGCTGGAGCCTTGGGTGGCTTAGCTTCTTCCCTCGGTGGCGATGCTGGGAAATTGGGCACTATGGCGACTTTAGCCAGTGGTTTTCAATCCCTAAAACTCAACCCTGCCATGGCGAGCAAATTTGCGCCAGTGATTATGTCTTTTGTGCAATCCCAAGGTGGTGAAGGCTTACAGGAACTTCTTAAAAAAGCAATGAAATAA
- a CDS encoding CYTH domain-containing protein, which yields MAQEIERKFLVVGDRWRELAEGVYYRQGYLQRQPERTVRVRLAGEQGYLTIKGKSTGISRLEYEYQIPQADALEMLDILCDCPQIEKKRYCIPYEGFIWEVDEFFGENEGLILAEIELQSEAQTFLKPDWIGAEVTQFSRYFNAKLVSYPYSRWTTAEQQLD from the coding sequence ATGGCGCAGGAAATTGAACGGAAATTCTTAGTGGTGGGCGATCGCTGGCGGGAGTTGGCAGAGGGTGTTTATTATCGGCAAGGCTATCTGCAACGGCAACCTGAAAGAACTGTGCGGGTGCGCTTAGCCGGAGAACAAGGCTATCTCACCATTAAAGGTAAATCTACTGGGATTTCGCGGCTCGAATATGAATATCAAATCCCGCAAGCTGATGCTCTAGAAATGCTTGATATTTTGTGCGATTGCCCCCAAATCGAGAAAAAACGCTATTGTATTCCTTACGAAGGATTTATTTGGGAAGTCGATGAATTTTTTGGCGAAAATGAAGGCTTGATTTTGGCGGAAATCGAACTGCAATCCGAAGCGCAAACCTTCTTGAAACCGGATTGGATTGGTGCTGAAGTGACCCAGTTTTCACGGTATTTCAATGCAAAACTCGTGAGCTATCCCTATAGCCGATGGACAACCGCTGAACAGCAGCTAGACTAG
- the bchM gene encoding magnesium protoporphyrin IX methyltransferase yields MTSTVKNDKTIVKNYFNAKGFDRWRRIYGDGEVNKVQADIRVGHQQTIDKVIGWLKADQNLPMRSICDAGCGVGSLSIPLAKLGARSIYASDISEKMSGEAAERAKVELGENANVTFEAKDLESISGKYNTVICIDVLIHYPTEDAAKMIAHLASLSEDRLILSFAPKTFFLTILKKIGEFFPGPSKTTRAYQHKELDIRNILIDNGFAIERTEMTSTSFYYSRLIEAARLR; encoded by the coding sequence ATGACTAGCACCGTCAAGAACGACAAGACCATCGTTAAAAATTACTTTAATGCGAAAGGATTTGACCGCTGGCGTCGGATTTATGGTGATGGTGAAGTTAATAAAGTACAGGCTGATATTCGGGTGGGTCACCAGCAGACAATTGATAAGGTGATTGGCTGGTTAAAAGCCGACCAAAATCTCCCAATGCGTAGTATTTGTGATGCGGGTTGTGGTGTCGGTAGTCTCAGTATTCCACTTGCGAAGCTGGGTGCACGTTCGATTTATGCGAGCGACATATCCGAAAAAATGTCCGGTGAAGCTGCAGAACGAGCAAAGGTAGAGCTTGGTGAAAATGCTAATGTCACGTTCGAAGCGAAGGATCTTGAAAGTATCTCCGGCAAGTACAACACTGTTATTTGTATTGATGTGTTGATTCACTATCCCACTGAGGACGCGGCAAAGATGATCGCGCACCTTGCTTCTCTCAGCGAAGACCGTCTCATTTTGAGCTTTGCGCCTAAGACGTTCTTCTTGACCATTCTCAAGAAAATTGGTGAGTTTTTCCCTGGCCCTAGCAAAACAACTCGTGCTTATCAACATAAAGAACTCGATATTCGCAATATTCTGATCGACAATGGCTTTGCGATTGAGCGTACTGAAATGACCAGCACTAGTTTCTATTATTCTCGTCTCATCGAAGCAGCTCGTCTCCGCTAA
- a CDS encoding CAP domain-containing protein — MTTRTEPLPFDGKPVFVDNDGTWREAGLRGYGYNSATGYQYKVQYKDDGSEEAGVLSARIKTFAEALAEGIVENVYDLTSPTAIAQMVEAHNDWRANYGITETVEWDETIAAYAQEWADHLSANNLRGHRPDCDYVENIAYASGQMLSSAAVVDLWGNEVHDYDYATNTCAPGKVCGHYTQVVWRDSRKIGCGMARTADGKEVWVCNYDPKGNWVGQKPY, encoded by the coding sequence ATGACTACCAGAACAGAACCCTTACCTTTTGATGGCAAACCCGTTTTTGTTGATAACGATGGCACTTGGCGCGAAGCCGGACTCAGAGGTTATGGCTACAACAGCGCCACAGGTTACCAATACAAAGTTCAGTACAAAGATGATGGCTCTGAAGAAGCAGGGGTTTTATCTGCACGCATTAAAACTTTTGCGGAAGCACTCGCCGAAGGCATTGTCGAAAATGTCTATGACCTAACATCTCCTACGGCGATCGCCCAAATGGTAGAGGCTCACAATGACTGGCGAGCGAACTATGGCATCACGGAAACTGTAGAGTGGGACGAAACCATTGCCGCCTATGCACAGGAATGGGCTGATCATCTCAGCGCCAATAATCTACGTGGTCATCGCCCTGACTGCGATTATGTTGAAAATATTGCCTATGCTTCAGGCCAAATGCTTTCGTCAGCTGCGGTCGTCGATCTATGGGGCAACGAAGTTCACGATTATGACTATGCAACGAATACCTGTGCACCGGGTAAAGTCTGTGGACATTACACTCAAGTCGTGTGGCGGGATTCTCGAAAAATTGGCTGTGGGATGGCTCGTACGGCTGATGGGAAAGAAGTTTGGGTCTGCAACTATGATCCGAAAGGAAACTGGGTCGGTCAAAAACCCTATTAA
- the gatC gene encoding Asp-tRNA(Asn)/Glu-tRNA(Gln) amidotransferase subunit GatC, with the protein MIDLEQVRKVAKLARLDLTPEEEAVLPEQLNGILDYVEQLSELNTDDVAPTTRAIDVSNIFREDTQKTFGDREGLLENAPEREDDFFRVPKIMGDSE; encoded by the coding sequence ATGATTGATCTCGAACAGGTTCGTAAGGTTGCCAAGCTTGCTCGTCTGGATTTAACTCCAGAAGAAGAGGCGGTTTTACCGGAACAACTCAACGGTATTTTGGATTATGTCGAGCAGCTCAGTGAGCTTAATACTGATGATGTAGCTCCCACAACGCGGGCGATTGATGTCAGCAATATTTTCCGAGAAGATACTCAAAAAACGTTTGGCGATCGCGAAGGTCTTTTAGAGAATGCGCCTGAGCGGGAAGACGACTTTTTCCGTGTCCCTAAAATCATGGGTGACAGCGAATAA
- a CDS encoding photosystem I assembly protein Ycf3 — protein sequence MPRTQRNDNFIDKSFTVMADIILKILPTSNRAKEAFAYYRDGMSAQADGEYSEALENYEEALKLEEDGNDRSYILYNMGLIYASNGDHEKALGLYHEAIDLNPKMPQALNNIAVVYHYQGEKAKQAGNEDESEALFDKAAEYWKQAIRIAPNNYIEAQNWLKTTGRSEMDVFF from the coding sequence ATGCCGAGAACCCAACGTAACGATAACTTCATCGACAAAAGCTTTACGGTGATGGCAGATATTATTCTCAAAATCTTGCCCACCAGCAACAGAGCAAAAGAAGCTTTTGCTTATTACAGAGACGGCATGTCAGCGCAAGCGGATGGTGAATATTCTGAGGCTCTCGAAAACTACGAAGAAGCTCTCAAACTCGAAGAAGATGGCAACGACCGTAGCTATATCCTTTACAACATGGGTCTCATTTACGCGAGTAATGGCGACCACGAGAAGGCTTTAGGACTTTATCATGAGGCAATCGATCTAAATCCAAAGATGCCCCAAGCTCTCAATAATATTGCTGTGGTTTATCACTACCAAGGGGAGAAGGCAAAGCAAGCTGGCAACGAAGATGAGTCTGAAGCATTGTTTGATAAGGCAGCTGAATATTGGAAACAGGCAATTCGCATTGCACCCAATAACTATATCGAAGCTCAAAACTGGCTCAAGACCACAGGGCGTTCTGAAATGGATGTCTTCTTCTAA
- the holA gene encoding DNA polymerase III subunit delta, with protein sequence MAVYFFWGEDDFAIVQAVEQIKQSVLDPAWLSFNFQTYDGSKEETVVEALNESMTPPFGMGGRLVWLTEATFCNSCSESLLKELQRTLNVVPEQTHLLITTRKKPDKRIKSTKLVQERAKVREFSPIPPWQTEALADRVRGTAREIGVTLDRQALELLGEVVGNDSRRLWNELEKLKIYQSDRPQPLTRQEIQRLVAATNQNSLQLCAAIREGKSGDAIQLVGELLAQNEPALRIVATMIGQFRMWTVIKVMMENGERDDKAIAKLADLRNPKRLYFLRKEIARLRGSQLLKTLPILLELEAGLKQGAIAQEILQTKVLELCQLFR encoded by the coding sequence ATGGCTGTGTACTTTTTCTGGGGAGAAGATGATTTTGCGATCGTCCAAGCGGTAGAGCAGATTAAGCAGTCTGTCCTCGATCCAGCCTGGTTGTCGTTTAATTTTCAAACCTATGATGGCAGCAAGGAAGAGACTGTCGTTGAGGCGTTAAATGAATCGATGACACCACCATTTGGGATGGGGGGAAGGTTAGTATGGCTGACGGAGGCGACGTTTTGTAACAGTTGCTCTGAAAGCTTATTAAAGGAACTTCAGCGAACATTAAATGTGGTTCCGGAGCAGACCCACTTATTAATTACGACGCGGAAAAAGCCAGACAAACGGATTAAATCCACAAAATTAGTCCAGGAGCGGGCAAAGGTTCGGGAGTTTTCGCCTATTCCACCTTGGCAAACAGAAGCGTTGGCTGATCGAGTGAGGGGAACGGCGCGAGAGATTGGGGTGACATTAGATCGACAGGCGCTAGAGCTTTTGGGGGAAGTGGTTGGCAATGATAGTCGTCGTCTCTGGAATGAACTAGAAAAGCTGAAAATTTATCAGAGCGATCGCCCACAACCATTAACGCGGCAAGAAATTCAGCGGTTGGTGGCAGCAACGAATCAAAACAGTCTGCAACTCTGTGCAGCGATTCGCGAAGGAAAAAGTGGCGATGCGATTCAGTTGGTTGGGGAGCTATTGGCGCAAAATGAACCCGCGTTGAGGATTGTGGCGACGATGATCGGGCAATTCCGGATGTGGACAGTGATTAAGGTGATGATGGAAAACGGTGAGCGCGACGATAAGGCGATCGCCAAACTAGCAGATTTACGAAACCCAAAGCGTTTATACTTTCTCCGTAAAGAAATAGCACGGCTCCGGGGTTCGCAATTACTCAAAACTTTACCAATTTTGCTGGAGTTAGAAGCTGGCCTGAAACAAGGAGCGATCGCCCAAGAAATCTTACAAACGAAGGTACTCGAACTTTGCCAACTTTTTCGTTAA
- a CDS encoding DUF4168 domain-containing protein: MSLSIRLRYFALGSLATVSAIALGVAPQLEANLVPFSWEQQAIAQEFTQGELRDYAEAYLAIYGGNRMQDLLMEIEALTGEKTSWEVRCDNANSIRKLGNREAISKVQNYCNEELPALIDEIITRSTFNSISNQLENDEALRSTIFDLMTEILNNR, translated from the coding sequence ATGTCCTTATCTATCCGCCTTCGCTATTTCGCCCTTGGTAGTCTCGCGACTGTCAGTGCCATTGCCCTTGGTGTTGCGCCTCAGCTCGAAGCAAATCTTGTCCCATTTTCTTGGGAACAACAGGCGATCGCCCAAGAGTTTACCCAAGGTGAATTAAGAGACTATGCCGAAGCCTACCTCGCGATTTATGGTGGCAATAGAATGCAAGACTTGTTGATGGAGATCGAAGCTCTCACCGGCGAGAAAACCAGTTGGGAAGTACGCTGCGACAACGCCAACAGTATTCGTAAACTCGGGAACCGCGAAGCAATCAGCAAAGTTCAAAATTATTGCAACGAAGAACTTCCTGCCCTAATCGACGAGATTATTACCCGTAGCACCTTTAATAGCATCAGCAACCAGCTTGAAAATGATGAAGCGTTGCGGAGCACGATTTTTGATTTGATGACCGAAATTTTAAATAATCGCTAA
- a CDS encoding transposase family protein, whose translation MKSPKKQRLYYSGKKKHHSLKAQMVIAWQWAQIICCDCEKGSTHDFKLLKKSRVHFQQGQLCLADAGYQGLHKRHQRSHTPHKKPKGAEQKQENQLLEDV comes from the coding sequence TTGAAAAGCCCGAAAAAACAACGTCTTTACTACTCAGGGAAAAAGAAGCATCATTCCCTTAAAGCCCAAATGGTCATTGCTTGGCAGTGGGCACAGATTATCTGTTGTGACTGTGAGAAAGGTAGCACCCATGACTTCAAACTACTCAAAAAGAGTAGAGTGCATTTTCAGCAGGGACAACTCTGCCTTGCCGACGCTGGATATCAAGGTCTACACAAGCGACATCAGCGGAGTCACACTCCTCACAAGAAGCCTAAAGGTGCGGAGCAGAAACAGGAGAATCAGCTCTTAGAGGATGTTTGA
- a CDS encoding orange carotenoid protein N-terminal domain-containing protein produces MSYTLDAARNIFPDTLAADIVPATTARFSQLSAEDQLALIWFAYLEMGKSITVAAPGAANMQFAESTLAQIQQLSFRDQTQVMCDLANRIDTPINRTYATWSVNIKLGFWYRLGQLMEGGLVAPIPAGYRLSANASAVLDTIRSADAPQQITILRNTVVDMGYSFSGMETYQKVAEPVVVPTAMADRDEIVIEGIENQTITKYMVNLNANDFDALIQLFAEDGALQPPFKRPIVGKNAVLNFFREECQNLKLKPESGVVEPSSGGYTKIKVTGTCQTPWFGNDVGMNVAWRFLLNPDGKIFFVAVDLLASARELLKFRR; encoded by the coding sequence ATGTCTTACACTCTCGATGCAGCACGTAATATTTTTCCAGATACCCTTGCTGCTGACATTGTTCCTGCGACAACCGCTCGTTTCTCTCAGCTCAGCGCAGAGGATCAGCTGGCTCTAATTTGGTTTGCTTACTTGGAAATGGGTAAGTCAATTACTGTGGCAGCCCCCGGTGCAGCGAACATGCAATTTGCGGAGTCTACACTAGCGCAAATCCAGCAACTTTCCTTCCGTGATCAAACCCAAGTGATGTGCGACCTCGCGAACCGGATTGATACACCCATCAACCGCACCTACGCTACATGGTCTGTCAATATCAAACTCGGCTTTTGGTATCGCCTCGGTCAATTAATGGAGGGAGGTCTTGTTGCACCGATCCCTGCTGGTTATAGATTGTCTGCCAATGCCTCCGCAGTACTAGATACTATTCGCAGTGCAGATGCTCCTCAGCAAATTACAATCCTCAGAAATACAGTTGTTGATATGGGCTACTCCTTCAGTGGGATGGAGACCTATCAAAAAGTTGCAGAACCAGTTGTTGTCCCAACTGCGATGGCTGATCGTGACGAGATTGTCATTGAAGGTATTGAGAATCAAACCATTACTAAATATATGGTGAATCTCAACGCTAATGATTTCGATGCCTTAATCCAATTGTTTGCTGAAGATGGTGCCCTACAACCTCCTTTCAAACGTCCAATTGTTGGTAAAAACGCTGTTCTAAATTTCTTTAGAGAAGAATGTCAGAATCTAAAATTGAAGCCTGAGTCTGGTGTCGTTGAGCCTAGCAGTGGTGGATATACAAAAATCAAAGTCACTGGAACATGCCAAACACCTTGGTTTGGTAATGATGTTGGCATGAATGTCGCTTGGCGCTTTTTGCTAAATCCTGATGGCAAAATCTTCTTTGTTGCAGTTGATTTACTTGCTTCCGCTAGAGAATTACTGAAGTTCCGTCGCTAA
- a CDS encoding fatty acid desaturase, which produces MTARKQGDEYTGLGLAIIILIFWLLSTILLIATPISTLGIPGTLSGIGLRTFLHTGLFIVAHDAMHGNLAPGNVALNQQLGCIAITLYAGLPYEHCRKNHIQHHRFPAQAGDPDFHDGINANPLIWFCHFINNYLSRKYLTRFSSILIAIAAGLHYSCGFAYLNLFYFLLLPLCFSTVQLFFFGTYRPHGCQHQRRSKQSLDSKLIYFWSLISCYHFGLYHEEHHTFPRKSWFQLPSCEHS; this is translated from the coding sequence ATGACAGCCAGAAAACAAGGAGATGAATATACAGGCCTAGGTCTGGCGATTATTATCCTTATCTTCTGGTTGTTGAGTACTATTCTGTTGATTGCCACTCCCATTTCAACCCTCGGAATCCCTGGAACTTTAAGTGGAATTGGTTTGCGAACCTTTCTACATACTGGGCTATTTATTGTTGCTCACGATGCCATGCACGGTAATTTAGCCCCTGGCAATGTGGCATTAAACCAACAATTGGGCTGTATAGCGATTACTTTGTATGCTGGCTTACCGTATGAGCACTGCCGCAAAAACCATATCCAACATCATCGATTTCCCGCTCAAGCAGGTGACCCTGATTTTCATGATGGAATCAACGCAAATCCCTTGATTTGGTTCTGCCATTTTATTAACAATTATCTATCTAGAAAATATCTCACCAGGTTTTCTAGCATCCTTATCGCTATAGCCGCGGGATTACATTACTCTTGTGGATTCGCTTATCTAAATCTCTTCTATTTTTTATTGCTGCCTCTTTGTTTCAGTACAGTACAGCTTTTCTTTTTTGGGACTTACCGGCCCCATGGTTGTCAACATCAGCGACGAAGCAAGCAAAGCCTAGACTCGAAATTAATTTACTTTTGGTCACTTATTAGCTGCTACCATTTCGGGCTTTATCACGAAGAACATCATACATTTCCTCGCAAATCTTGGTTTCAATTACCATCTTGCGAGCACTCTTAA
- a CDS encoding ribonuclease Z: MDITFLGTSSGVPTRARNVSSVALRLPQRAEAWLFDCGEGTQHQLLRSDLKSSQISRIFITHMHGDHIFGLMGLIASMGLAGNAQPINIYGPVGLKEYLRACEQYSHMRIGDRLQIHQSQPGVIFEDEHFLVRCLPLKHRVTAFGYRVEEKDRPGRFNVEKAKKLGIPPGKVYGELKKGKVVTLDDGRIINGAELCGDREVGRKMVYCTDTVFCDAAVELSQDADVLIHEATFAHKDAEMAFDRLHSTSTMAAQVALLAQVKQLIMTHFSPRYMPGNPITLDDLLEEAKAIFPNTKMARDFFSYTIQRRTS, translated from the coding sequence ATGGACATTACATTTTTAGGAACAAGTTCGGGCGTGCCTACCCGTGCGCGGAATGTCTCCAGTGTTGCTCTGCGGTTACCTCAGCGTGCAGAGGCATGGCTCTTTGATTGTGGCGAAGGGACGCAGCATCAACTGCTTCGCAGCGATCTGAAATCATCTCAAATTAGCCGAATTTTTATTACCCATATGCATGGCGACCATATTTTTGGGTTGATGGGTTTAATTGCCAGTATGGGCTTGGCAGGTAATGCGCAACCGATTAATATTTATGGCCCTGTTGGATTGAAAGAGTATTTGCGTGCCTGCGAACAGTATTCTCATATGCGGATCGGCGATCGCCTTCAAATTCATCAATCACAACCTGGTGTCATATTTGAGGATGAGCACTTTTTAGTGCGTTGTTTACCCCTCAAGCATCGCGTAACTGCGTTTGGATATCGTGTCGAAGAGAAGGATCGTCCTGGCCGATTTAATGTTGAAAAAGCGAAAAAGCTGGGAATTCCTCCCGGCAAAGTTTATGGCGAATTGAAAAAAGGTAAAGTTGTCACTCTAGACGATGGGCGCATTATTAATGGTGCCGAACTTTGTGGCGATCGCGAAGTTGGCAGAAAAATGGTTTATTGCACCGATACCGTCTTCTGTGATGCGGCAGTGGAGTTATCCCAAGATGCAGATGTCTTAATTCATGAAGCGACCTTTGCCCATAAAGATGCAGAAATGGCATTTGACCGCCTGCATTCGACTTCAACGATGGCTGCGCAAGTGGCGCTACTTGCCCAAGTGAAACAATTGATTATGACGCACTTCAGTCCGCGCTATATGCCGGGCAATCCTATTACCCTGGATGATCTCTTGGAAGAAGCCAAGGCGATTTTTCCTAATACAAAAATGGCAAGAGATTTTTTCAGCTATACAATCCAGCGTCGTACTAGCTAA